One Amaranthus tricolor cultivar Red isolate AtriRed21 chromosome 10, ASM2621246v1, whole genome shotgun sequence genomic window carries:
- the LOC130826167 gene encoding probable serine/threonine protein kinase IRE has translation MTDSCSANTESPPLTAITTTTITKGILKKRIPSSCEEIRVSNSDGDADDDDGDGDDGAYPIAASMLGLNNIRTRSISDNLQMSSTLSPSEKHDDLGVEKRGKDEVKGGGSGERRENVTGRKKFVVPDIPLSSAELLGKKVSWSQSKSLKFPPPLNVGIEAHAALIKEMQSPRFQAILRVTSGRKKKTPDVKSFSHELNSKGVRPYPFLKSRAFGHKEEVLVMIKAKFDKLKEEVNVDLGIFAADLISIIEKSTEGHPDGREGLEDLLLIARQCATMSTEEFWSECENIVQVLDDHRQELPMGTLKRAHSRLLFILTRCTRLVQFQKESGYVEEHILSLHKLSDIGVYSEKTLGLDNMKAGPLAEQDENEKPKKKTNRRQHSLTLQHDHLYISSTDGQEVGTAKSHDSTASIRMSSWKKFPSGAAKNKRDDDAVKASSKEQLGAFQQKDEPIETPGSNAGNTYASLSGKVSWGGWSDPQPITSENFLVCRICEVEIPTVFVEEHSRICTIADRCDLKGLTVNDRLERVAETLEKILESWTPKTTSPDVSGVSVSNMPEELDWMSPRKNDLSHGLSDELLDCIPEADSYFSMDDLAILPGISCETHCSSDVNKKASSVGSSTPRSPLTPRTNQIELLLHRRKTISEHENNQQIKKLLDIARSIARENKHNYSTLAYMIDCLEDLKYSIQDRKVDALVVETFGRRIEKLLQEKYVQLYAQIEDEKVHPSQSLADDESSVDEDTARSVRASPINPNTKVRTSIEDFEIIKPISRGAYGRVFLARKRATGDLFAIKVLKKADMIRKNAVESILAERNILISARNPFVVRFYYSFTCKENLYLVMEYLNGGDLYSLLRNLGCLDEDMVRVYMAEVVLALEYLHKQNVIHRDLKPDNLLIGPDGHIKLTDFGLSKVGLINSTDDLSGPSISSPGFFYDEKPGSALKESSREQRQKHSVVGTPDYLAPEILLGMGHGVTADWWSVGVILFELLVGIPPFNAEHPQKIFDNIMNHDIPWPKVPEEISFEAYDLINKLLIENPVQRLGATGASEVKKHPFFKNINWDTLARQKAMFIPTTESAFDTGYFMSRYVWNPEEDHVFGASDFDDLSESCSESVSSGSFISTAADEDRDECGTMAEFGNREISVHQYSFSNFSFKNLSNLASINYDHVLKIIRDEQEQSESSMQ, from the exons ATGACTGATTCTTGTTCCGCAAACACCGAATCGCCACCATTAACGGcgatcacaacaacaacaataacgaAAGGTATACTCAAAAAAAGGATTCCATCATCATGCGAAGAAATTAGGGTTTCGAATTCCGATGGTGATGCTGATGATGACGATGGTGACGGAGATGATGGAGCGTATCCAATTGCCGCTTCTATGCTTGGATTGAACAATATTCGTACTCGATCTATATCTGATAATCTCCAGATGTCCTCGACTCTATCGCCTTCGGAAAAACATGATGACTTAGGGGTTGAAAAACGTGGTAAGGATGAAGTTAAAGGTGGTGGGAGTGGTGAGAGAAGAGAGAATGTTACAGGAAGGAAAAAGTTTGTTGTTCCTGATATTCCTCTGTCTTCCGCTGAACTTTTAG GGAAAAAGGTATCATGGAGTCAATCAAAGTCACTTAAGTTTCCACCTCCGCTCAATGTAGGTATTGAG GCACATGCAGCTCTTATTAAAGAAATGCAGTCTCCACGATTCCAGGCTATTCTGCGTGTTACAAGTGGTCGTAAGAAGAAAACACCAGATGTAAAAAGCTTTTCTCACGAGCTTAATTCGAAGGGAGTTCGCCCATATCCCTTTTTGAAATCACGGGCATTTGGCCATAAGGAAGAGGTTTTGGTGATGATCAAAGCCAAATTTGATAAATTGAAGGAAGAAGTCAACGTTGACTTAGGCATATTTGCTGCAGATTTAATTAGTATCATTGAAAAAAGCACAGAAGGCCATCCAGATGGGAGAGAGGGCTTAGAGGATCTTTTACTTATAGCTCGTCAGTGTGCAACTATGTCTACGGAAGAATTTTGGTCCGAGTGCGAAAACATCGTACAGGTTTTGGATGATCACCGGCAAGAGCTACCAATGGGTACACTTAAGAGAGCTCATTCTCGACTTCTCTTTATATTGACTCGCTGCACTCGACTCGTTCAATTTCAGAAGGAGAGTGGCTATGTGGAAGAGCACATTCTGAGTCTTCACAAGTTGAGTGATATTGGAGTATATTCAGAGAAAACCCTTGGATTAGATAATATGAAAGCTGGCCCACTCGCAGAGcaggatgaaaatgaaaaaccaaagaaaaaaacaaatagaagACAACACAGTCTGACATTGCAACATGACCATTTATACATTAGTAGTACTGATGGGCAAGAGGTTGGCACAGCTAAAAGTCATGATTCAACGGCTAGTATTAGAATGTCTTCTTGGAAGAAATTTCCATCTGGTGCTGCAAAGAACAAGCGAGATGATGATGCTGTAAAAGCATCATCTAAGGAACAGCTTGGTGCTTTCCAACAAAAAGATGAGCCAATAGAAACTCCTGGTTCTAATGCGGGAAATACATATGCATCTTTGTCAGGAAAAGTTTCTTGGGGTGGCTGGAGTGATCCGCAACCTAtaacttctgaaaattttttAGTCTGCCGCATTTGTGAGGTTGAAATACCTACTGTGTTTGTGGAGGAGCACTCAAGAATTTGTACAATTGCTGATAGATGTGACCTGAAGGGACTAACTGTTAATGATCGTTTGGAGAGAGTTGCAGAAACCCTTGAGAAGATACTGGAATCCTGGACACCAAAAACCACAAGCCCTGATGTTAGTGGAGTATCAGTCTCTAATATGCCAGAAGAGTTAGATTGGATGTCACCTAGGAAAAATGACTTGTCCCACGGATTATCTGACGAGTTGCTTGATTGTATTCCTGAAGCTGATAGTTATTTTTCCATGGATGATCTGGCCATTTTACCAGGCATTTCATGCGAGACACATTGCTCTTCTGATGTCAATAAAAAGGCCTCATCAGTGGGAAGCTCGACACCAAGATCACCATTAACACCACGTACAAACCAGATAGAACTGCTATTGCACCGAAGAAAAACAATATCTGAGCATGAAAATAACCAGCAG ATTAAGAAGCTATTGGATATTGCTCGTTCTATAGCGAGGGAAAACAAGCATAATTACTCTACATTGGCATATATGATTGATTGCTTGGAAGACCTCAAGTATTCAATTCAGGATAGAAAAGTGGATGCACTTGTTGTCGAGACGTTTGGAAGGCGCATAGAGAAACTTCTACA GGAGAAATATGTTCAATTGTACGCTCAAATAGAAGATGAAAAAGTTCATCCATCTCAGTCATTGGCAGATGATGAAAGTTCAGTGGACGAGGACACAGCACGAAGTGTACGAGCAAGTCCAATCAATCCTAACACCAAAGTCCGAACCTCAATTGAAGACTTTGAAATTATTAAACCAATTAGCAGAGGAGCATATGGTAGAGTTTTTCTTGCTAGGAAAAGAGCAACTGGGGACTTATTTGCTATAAAA GTTTTGAAGAAGGCTGATATGATTCGTAAGAATGCAGTGGAAAGCATATTGGCTGAGCGTAATATTCTAATTTCAGCACGAAATCCTTTTGTG GTCAGGTTCTACTACTCGTTCACTTGCAAAGAAAATCTTTACCTGGTAATGGAATATTTAAACGGAGGTGACCTTTATTCTCTTCTAAGAAATCTTGGATGCTTGGATGAAGATATGGTTCGTGTTTATATGGCTGAAGTT GTTCTTGCATTGGAATACTTGCATAAACAAAATGTTATCCACCGAGATTTAAAGCCTGACAACTTGTTAATTGGACCTGATGGTCACATCAAG TTGACCGATTTTGGGCTCTCTAAAGTTGGTCTCATCAACAGTACTGATGACTTATCAGGTCCATCAATCAGCAGCCCTGGTTTTTTTTATGATGAGAAGCCTGGATCTGCTTTGAAAGAATCATCAAGGGAGCAGCGCCAAAAGCATTCTGTTGTTGGAACTCCTGATTATTTAGCTCCAGAAATACTTCTTGGAATGGGACATG GTGTAACTGCTGATTGGTGGTCTGTAGGTGTTATTCTCTTTGAATTACTGGTAGGAATTCCGCCATTCAACGCAGAACACCCGCAG aaaatttttgataatattaTGAACCACGATATCCCATGGCCTAAGGTACCAGAAGAAATAAGTTTTGAAGCATACGACTTGATCAACAA ATTACTGATTGAAAATCCCGTCCAACGACTAGGTGCTACTGGGGCCAGCGAG GTAAAAAAGCATCCTTTCTTCAAGAACATTAATTGGGATACCCTTGCAAGACAAAAG GCTATGTTTATACCTACAACTGAGAGTGCATTCGACACTGGGTACTTTATGAGTCGTTATGTATGGAATCCGGAGGAAGACCATGTGTTTGGAGCTAGTGATTTCGATGACCTTTCTGAGAGTTGCAGTGAGAGCGTAAGCAGTGGATCATTCATCAGCACTGCAGCTGATGAAGAT AGAGATGAATGTGGTACTATGGCAGAATTTGGAAACAGAGAAATATCTGTGCATCAGTACTCCTTCAGCAATTTTTCTTTCAAG AACCTCTCAAACTTGGCGTCTATCAACTATGATCATGTGTTGAAAATAATAAGGGATGAACAAGAACAATCCGAGTCTTCCATGCAATAA
- the LOC130825784 gene encoding pectinesterase inhibitor 11-like produces the protein MNLFMATFIFPLFIFSLLYITSSAAAVGPASTTTTNNFIQSKCSSTTYPTVCVQSLSSFANKIQTSQRQLTQTALIVSLAKARYTKAYVAHLAHSNGLKPSEFGPIKDCFEVIGDTVDRLSMSIHEFQSAARAHSSDFLWHMSNVQTWVSAALTDENTCVDGFSGRAVSSRMKNGIKTQFQGVLQCTSNALTLVNQFADKYSPNDV, from the coding sequence atgAACTTGTTCATGGCTACTTTCATTTTTCCcttatttattttctctctcctctacATCACCTCTTCCGCGGCGGCGGTAGGGCCcgcctccaccaccaccactaaCAATTTTATACAATCAAAATGTAGCTCCACAACCTACCCAACAGTTTGTGTCCAATCACTCTCCTCCTTTGCCAATAAAATCCAAACAAGCCAACGCCAATTAACACAAACTGCTCTTATAGTGAGCCTAGCCAAGGCCCGTTACACTAAAGCCTATGTGGCCCATTTGGCTCATTCCAATGGGCTAAAGCCCAGTGAATTCGGGCCAATAAAGGACTGTTTTGAGGTCATTGGAGACACTGTGGATAGACTTAGTATGTCGATACACGAATTCCAAAGCGCAGCCCGAGCCCATTCTAGTGATTTCTTATGGCATATGAGTAATGTACAAACTTGGGTCAGTGCCGCTCTTACGGATGAAAACACTTGTGTTGATGGGTTTTCGGGTCGGGCTGTAAGCTCCAGGATGAAAAATGGTATTAAGACTCAATTTCAGGGTGTGTTGCAGTGTACAAGTAATGCTCTTACTTTGGTTAATCAGTTTGCTGATAAGTATTCTCCTAATGATGTATGA